Proteins encoded together in one Bacteroides zoogleoformans window:
- a CDS encoding glycosyltransferase, with the protein MAYILHIIDWFLYIVFGINVLYLLVYSVASCRRSFPLSSKASLWKRFAILIPAYREDAVIHECVHSCLEQDYPPESFDIVVISDRMQPETNASLASMPIRLIEVNFEHSTKSKALNTGMAAIGNEYDIALVLDADNVIPYNYLSDINDLFAQPQVEVVQTHRIAKNLNSDMAFLDAISEEINNSIFRLGHANLGLSAALIGSGMAFRYDLFCDTMTRIKAVGGFDRELELTLLYRGKRFHYLPDTFVFDEKIQNVDDFSRQRRRWLSAQWHYCRKFSGHLGKAIIDRNWDFCDKFFQQLSIPRLLLLGFTFLLSVLVTFYSWQWGMKWWLLLTLLLVALLLAVPRRLCTSRLGMALQKLPHTFWLMVGNLFKLRGANKSFIHTKHGVIGK; encoded by the coding sequence TTGGCATACATTCTGCATATAATAGATTGGTTTCTATACATAGTTTTTGGAATAAACGTATTGTATTTATTAGTCTACAGCGTGGCTTCTTGTCGTCGCTCCTTTCCTTTATCTTCCAAAGCGTCGCTGTGGAAGCGTTTTGCCATCCTCATTCCCGCTTATCGCGAAGACGCAGTGATACACGAATGTGTTCATTCCTGTTTGGAGCAAGATTATCCCCCTGAGAGTTTCGATATCGTGGTCATTTCCGATCGCATGCAGCCCGAAACCAATGCTTCCCTCGCCTCGATGCCCATTCGTTTGATTGAAGTCAATTTCGAGCATAGCACCAAGTCCAAAGCTTTGAATACCGGTATGGCTGCCATTGGCAACGAATATGACATTGCTCTCGTGCTCGATGCCGATAATGTAATCCCCTATAACTATTTGAGTGACATCAACGATCTCTTTGCCCAACCGCAGGTGGAGGTGGTGCAGACGCATCGCATTGCCAAGAACCTGAACAGCGACATGGCTTTTCTGGATGCCATCAGTGAAGAGATAAATAACTCCATCTTTCGTCTCGGACACGCCAATCTGGGACTCTCCGCAGCCCTGATAGGGTCGGGTATGGCTTTTCGTTACGACTTATTTTGCGACACCATGACTCGTATTAAGGCGGTGGGTGGTTTCGATCGTGAGCTGGAGCTGACTTTGCTCTATAGAGGTAAGCGTTTTCACTATTTGCCTGACACGTTTGTGTTCGATGAAAAGATTCAAAACGTCGATGACTTTTCCCGTCAGCGCCGTCGTTGGCTTTCGGCGCAATGGCACTATTGCCGGAAGTTTTCAGGCCATTTGGGCAAAGCTATCATCGACCGCAACTGGGATTTCTGTGACAAATTCTTCCAGCAGCTTTCCATCCCCCGCTTGTTGCTGTTGGGCTTCACATTTCTTTTGTCTGTACTTGTCACCTTTTACAGTTGGCAATGGGGGATGAAATGGTGGCTGTTGCTGACGTTGCTGCTTGTGGCACTGTTGCTGGCTGTTCCTCGCAGGCTGTGCACCAGCCGTCTGGGCATGGCTCTTCAGAAGTTACCCCATACTTTCTGGCTGATGGTGGGAAATCTCTTTAAACTGCGTGGAGCCAACAAGAGTTTTATCCATACCAAACATGGAGTGATAGGGAAATGA
- a CDS encoding bifunctional 4-hydroxy-2-oxoglutarate aldolase/2-dehydro-3-deoxy-phosphogluconate aldolase: MAKFDKIAVLNKIGSTGMVPVFYHKDAEVAKKVVKACYDGGVRAFEFTNRGDFAHEVFAEVVKFAAKECPEMAMGVGSIVDPATAALYLQLGACFVVGPLFNPEIAKVCNRRLVAYTPGCGSVSEVGFAQEVGCDVCKIFPGDVLGAKLVKGLLAPMPWSKLMVTGGVEPTRENLTSWVKAGVFCVGMGSKLFPNEKVAAEDWTYVTEKCREALGYIAEARK; encoded by the coding sequence ATGGCAAAATTTGACAAAATAGCCGTATTGAATAAAATCGGCTCTACCGGAATGGTGCCCGTTTTCTATCATAAAGATGCGGAAGTAGCAAAGAAAGTGGTGAAAGCCTGCTATGATGGCGGTGTTCGCGCTTTCGAGTTTACCAATCGCGGTGACTTTGCACACGAAGTCTTTGCGGAAGTTGTTAAGTTCGCGGCAAAAGAATGTCCCGAAATGGCTATGGGCGTCGGGTCCATCGTCGATCCTGCAACGGCAGCCCTGTATTTGCAATTGGGGGCATGTTTTGTGGTAGGCCCGCTGTTTAATCCGGAGATTGCTAAAGTATGCAACCGTCGTCTGGTGGCGTACACTCCGGGATGCGGCAGCGTGTCTGAGGTGGGATTTGCTCAAGAAGTGGGCTGCGATGTTTGCAAGATATTCCCCGGCGATGTGCTCGGCGCCAAACTGGTGAAGGGACTGCTGGCTCCGATGCCATGGAGCAAGCTGATGGTGACCGGTGGTGTGGAACCCACGCGGGAAAATCTCACTTCATGGGTGAAGGCCGGTGTGTTTTGTGTAGGTATGGGTTCCAAACTTTTCCCGAACGAAAAGGTGGCAGCCGAAGATTGGACTTATGTTACGGAAAAATGCAGGGAAGCGCTGGGATATATTGCCGAAGCAAGAAAATAA